In Xanthocytophaga agilis, the genomic stretch CCGGAGTTATTGGATTATCTGGCTATGTCGTTTCAAACAGACTTTCACTGGAGTGTAAAAAAGCTTCTCCAACAGATTGTTATGTCTGCAACTTATCAGCAGTCATCTGGGGCTAGTAAACTACTGATTAGCAAAGATCCTGCTAACCGATATCTGGCACGTGGACCAAGAGTTCGTCTCAGTGCTGAACAGGTTAGAGATCAGGCACTGGCAGTTAGTGGATTGCTCAGTAAAAAGATGTATGGCAAAAGCGTTATGCCCCCACAACCTGATGGCGTATGGCAAGTTGTGTATAGTGGAGAACAATGGAAGACAAGTGATGGTGAAGATGCATTCAGACGTGCACTGTATACCTTCTGGCGACGTTCAAGCCCTTATCCGTCTTTAATGACGTTTGATGCTGCCGGACGTGAAGTTTGTGTATCGCGTCGCATCCGGACTAATACGCCTTTACAGGCATTGGTGACGCTCAATGATACAGTTTTTATCTCGGCAGCCAGAGGCCTTGCCTCCCAAATGCAATGCAGTAGAGGAAGCATATCAGATCAATTGCTCTATGGTTACAAAAGAGCCTTACTTAAAAATGGCAATACTCGAATAGCAAAAGTATTACTGAAATTGTATCAGAATGCAGATCTATACTATAAAAAGAATCCGAATGAAATTGCAAAGATTTTAGGTAGAGTTCCAGAGAAGAAACGGATTATGCAAACAGTTGGAATGAATAGTTCTGTAGATTCTGATCAAAGGCATTTAGCCTGTCTGACCATTGTTGCCAATGCCATTATGAACTTAGATGAGTTTATTATGAAGGAATGATGGAATTGAGATCTAAAAAATACAAAGAGGGGGACATTTTATGAATCCATTATTTTTAGAAGCTATTCAGCGTCAAACTGAATATATGACCCGTCGGCATTTTCTTTCAAAATGTACTACGGGTATTGGAGCTATGGCCTTAGCATCTTTGACAGGGTGTTTTGCAGACAAAAAGTCGTCACAGGAACAAGTATCCGGTATTGTAAGAGATTTATCAAGACCGTTTGCCCCTCTCCCATCTCATTTCGCACCCAAAGCCAAACGCGTCATCTTTTTGCATATGGCTGGTGCACCCTCTCAGTTGGAGTTATTTGACTACAAACCTGAGCTTCAAAAACTAGATGGACAGTTATGTCCTCCTTCACTGTTGGAAGGAAAGCGATTTGCTTTTATCAAGGGTGTGCCTAAAATGTTGGGACCACAAGCCCTGTTTAAGCAGTATGGACAATCTGGTACATGGGTATCTCATCATTTACCAGAATTTGCCAGTATGGTAGATGATGTTTCATTTCTGAAAGCTATGCACACAGACCAGTTTAATCATGCTCCTGCTCAACTGCTGATACAAACTGGTAATGCCAGGTTAGGAAGACCGAGTATGGGAGCATGGGTTACGTATGGACTAGGATCTGAAAATGAAAACTTACCAGGGTTCATTGTATTGCTCTCAGGAGGAAAAGCACCTGATGCTGGCAAAGCAGGTTACGGGTCTGGATTTCTGCCAACAGTATATCAGGGAGTAGAATGCCGTAGCAAGGGTGAGCCAGTACTATATGTAGCTAATCCGGAAGGCATGGATAGGGATTTGCGAAAAGCCTCTTTACAAGCTATCAATGATATAAATCGCATCCAACATGAAGAAACTGGTGATCCGGAAACAATCTCCAGAATTTCTCAATACGAGATGGCATTTAAGATGCAGATATCAGTACCTGAGGTGATGGATATTAAGGACGAACCTCAATGGGTTCATGAAATGTATGGAACTGAACCCGGAA encodes the following:
- a CDS encoding DUF1501 domain-containing protein, with the translated sequence MNPLFLEAIQRQTEYMTRRHFLSKCTTGIGAMALASLTGCFADKKSSQEQVSGIVRDLSRPFAPLPSHFAPKAKRVIFLHMAGAPSQLELFDYKPELQKLDGQLCPPSLLEGKRFAFIKGVPKMLGPQALFKQYGQSGTWVSHHLPEFASMVDDVSFLKAMHTDQFNHAPAQLLIQTGNARLGRPSMGAWVTYGLGSENENLPGFIVLLSGGKAPDAGKAGYGSGFLPTVYQGVECRSKGEPVLYVANPEGMDRDLRKASLQAINDINRIQHEETGDPETISRISQYEMAFKMQISVPEVMDIKDEPQWVHEMYGTEPGKSSFANNCLLARRLTERGVRFVQLFDWGWDSHGNDPSNALDKGFSTLCHNIDKPITALLKDLKMRGLLDETLVVWGAEFGRTPMQENREGKQMEFKGRDHHTEAFTVWMAGGGIKSGYTHGETDEIGYYGIKDRTDIYDLQATILHCLGFNHEKLTYPFQGRNFRLTDVHGKVITKILA